GCTTGATATACCTTCTGGATTGAATGTTCAACCTATTAACGTTACATATCGTGGCTTTGCTGATGTGCCTAAGGGAGGTAGTGCTGACTTGAACGTTAGAATAATATTTCAAGGCCAAAATGTTCCAACTACTACTGATCCAAACGCAACCTTTAGTCCTGGTTTCTCAGGTGTTTGGGAAAAAAATGTAGGTATTACATTAGGCACAATAAACGCGTGTGCTAACCCAGTGTCATCAGTTTTTGGTATCAATACAAATCTAACTGCACGAGCAAGAGATGTGGCTGAAAATCAAGAAACCCAAACCCTAATTAGAATTGATGAGGGCTACGAAATTAAGTTTACTTTTAGTCCTTGCTAGTAGCTTCAACAAAAACAAAAGTTTTAAAGTGTTGATTTGTCAGATGCAGTTGAAAATAGCACTAACAGAATCGCTTCAGGTAGATTATGTGTGCAAATAAGCTGATTAGTTTGCTCTGGCTGAGTCAAATATCAATAAAACATTGGAGTAAAACATGACTAGACAATACACACTGTTTCTGAAAACTTTTAATAAAGTAGCTGTCTTAGTAATACCGACTATTTCAATAGTTGCTTTAACCGTTCAAGAGACTTTAGCTATCCCTCTTAAACCAATTTTAGATCAAATGGGCAATCGTGCAATCAAAGAGTTGGTTGGGATTGACCCTTGTACTCAAGCAGTACCGCAAGTAAATCAATTATCAATCAATAGAGAACAAGGAACAACTAATTCTTCTCTACCCTCTGCTACTTATTCTGAACCAAACATACAACAGGTAACTAATTCTCCTGCAGTATCTGCTGACCATGCCTCATTAATCAATACATCTAATTACGCACAAGCTTATCCAGGATATACACCGAACTATCCACCAAATAATCCACAAGGGTATCCAGGATATCAACCAAATTCTCCACCTCCTCCAACTGTCTATTTCACACCGAACTATCCACCAAATAATCCACAAGGGTATCCAGGATATCAACCAAATTCTCCACCTCCTCCAACTGGCTATTTCACACCGAACTATCCACCAAATAATCCACAAGGGTATCCAGGATATCAACCAAGTTCTCCACCTCCTCCAACTGGCTATTTCACACCGAACTATCTACCTAATAATCCACAAGGGTATCCAGGATATCAACCAAGTTCTCCACCTCCTCCAACTGGCTATTTCACACCG
The window above is part of the Dolichospermum sp. DET69 genome. Proteins encoded here:
- a CDS encoding DUF4360 domain-containing protein; the protein is MSDAVKNSTNRTIQNINFMKILSTLISSLTLLSLNVVGLSEVQAQPQGFQFQNVPVTLFGNGCPSESFVGILNGDTLSVKFSKFEALASPPKVVSKSCNLRIGLDIPSGLNVQPINVTYRGFADVPKGGSADLNVRIIFQGQNVPTTTDPNATFSPGFSGVWEKNVGITLGTINACANPVSSVFGINTNLTARARDVAENQETQTLIRIDEGYEIKFTFSPC